The Gossypium hirsutum isolate 1008001.06 chromosome A13, Gossypium_hirsutum_v2.1, whole genome shotgun sequence nucleotide sequence atcataaaattttcattaaaattctcATTACAGACATTTTACTAACATTTCAACTACATACAACCCCTATACAAGGCCTTACTGTACATTCTTTCCTTCTATAATTGTAACATGAAAAGCTGTAATACTTACCATAATGTAGAATCATTCACTGATTAAACTAAATCTCTGTTCGATCTTAACGAAGAAGAACAAAATGTTTATGCTAGAAAAAAGAACCTGaatattaaatagaaaaaaaaccatCTAAAATGATCCCCTCTTATAAATATACTCTCATACTCCTTGATTTCTCTACCAAATCTAGGGtagataaaagaaaatttggcAAAGATTAACCTCACTACTGACCAGTCATGGGGAGGGTCAAATCAATCCACTTGACTTTTGTTGAGAAGTGTTCAACCATGCTGCTTGAAATGAGTTGTTTAGTTGGCTTGTTTTAGTGTACAAGTAACCCTTTATATATCTAGCTACTCTGCTCTTTAATTTGAGCTTTATTTCTATTGCTATAGAATCCAAACAACTCCTAACCAAACCCTATACAAAATCCAATTGAATTGTGCTTATGCAAATTAGGTGTACTATATCTTGGCGGTAACTCACATTCGGCGAGGTCTTAGAGACAATTAAGTCTCCTATAACAACTTAATATACTTGATAGACTCTTAGTGTTCAAACAAAACTTTGGGGCGTAGCCTCCCTTCATAAGTGCACACTTCGTTGGGCATAATCTTTCTTCTCATAGAAACATCCTACGATCAATTTCTTAATACTGCCAATAGGCAGATGGTTTAATGCTAGTATACGCCAATACTCTAACTCATTATCAAGCCAATAGAGTGGCAGATTATGTTACCATAGCGTGCCGAATAGCGTATATACCTACTTTATTCACCTTTTCGGATCTGTAAATTTTTGAGGTGTGACACCTACATACTAGACAAACATGGTTTCCTCTTGATTTAATTTGTAAAGGAAAAACAAACTCGCTAGATTTGCCAATATTATTATTAGTGATATTAGTGGCCTCATTATTCTAAAAAAATGGTCTTATTTCTATTAATCCAAAAATGCCATAAAGCAAAGCAGAAGACAATATCCCAAGAGATTCTATGAGGAGAGAAAAGTTGTTTTGAACTGATGTTTAAGATCAACCAATCCTTCTAACAGTTGCCACCACTAGTAATAGATTTGGGGGGGTTTAATTTCAACACACCAATTAAAAATGCATGGACAATAGCAGAGCATGTATTTGACATTCTCCCTATCGTTGTTTACAAAGGGGCAAATATCAACAACATCTAAACCTCTTTtagttatgaatttttagtttggATAGCTTTTTGAAAGCATTCcaatcaaaaaatttaattttgggtGGGATTCTTAATTTCTATATGAGTTCCTAATAGATATTACTAGCATTAACCCGTGACAAGATCAAATGCACTAGACAAAGTGGATTGACCATTGCTAGAGTTACCTCAAACAAAGAGTTAGTTCCCTCACCAAATAAGGAAATAAGCATGCTAAAAAAAGTTTCCTTAATGTCACGAGGTATTCATTTATTGAAAGGGTTCCCTTTAATAAACATCAATTTTTTCCTAACTTGTTCAAAGGTGAGATCCTCCTCACCTAAGTTTAAAGGTCAATACATCTACTCCCAATAGTGCTCATACCCCTCAATTATCGTCCCAAAAGTTAATCCCCTTCAAATTGTGAATACTTTTTCAATAAGGGGGCTAACTTTCTTTAAAGCTCTTGAAATAGTGGAAACGTTAGCTTCCTTTCTAATAGACCTTTGATTGTTAACATATTTGGCCAGGAGAACTTTAGTCTAGGGCTTATCACTCTCATTCATTAGTCTCTATCAAGTTTTATGATAAAAGCCTTGTTATGACCATTGGTCACTTTAATACCAAAACCATCAAGATTCTTTTCCTTAATCACAATGTCCTAATGAACTCGGTGCATTTTCTTTCTTACAACCATCACCCTTTAAATGAAATCCCTATTAATACGATCAAGTTACTTATTTATGTTGTTAGGGATGAGGTTACATGTATAAACCACTAAAATGCTTATGAAGGCCTCTTTGTCGGGCTTATTCATAGTGAACTCTAACAAATTAATAGCCTTGCAAAATGAGGCACGTAATAAGTTATCGTCAATACCATGTAATTTTAGTACCTCATTAGAGAAAAGGTAATCTTGTATAGCATGTAAGATATCCTTTTTCGAGTTATCACATCTCTTACACCAAGGGTCTTTGTGCAAAGAAAAAGAATCATATTTAATAGTCATAGGaagaatttcattattatatGGATGATTTGATTTGCAAGGACCAAGTCTCCATCCAAACATCTTGATCTTGCATAATGCTTTCAATTCCCAAATTTCCTTCCAACATACATGATGTGGCCTATAGCCCAAAAAGTGGAGAAGTAGCCCATTGTATCTTGACCTAGTGGAATAAACCCAAGTAGGAGCATGACCCTATACCAAAACATCATCCACCTCATTATTGCAAGTAGGTAGAGCCAAAATATTATTCGCATAGTCTTTAGCAAAGGATGATTGAACCAAAATCTCATTCCACTTTTACTGTTATCCAACAAAAGGGTAGAAATAGTGACATTGTTGGGGAGAGTTCCATATACTTAAAATCCTTCCTATCGGACAAATCATGCCCCATCTATTAGTTCACACCTTTGCCTTGTGTCCATTACTAATGCGCTAGATAAAATTTGCATATGAAGACTCAAGTAGTCACAAATCCTTTCCAAACATAAAAGGATTTATcaacattttttataaaaaaaatatatatcactTGATGGAAAGTATTTAGTTGAGAAAATCACAAGGTCTCATTATGGTGTATTAGATGCCAAATTTGCTTGCTCAAAAGTGCAATGTTGAAGAGCTTGGTATCTTGAAAATTGAATCCCCATCCCTTTAGGCTTTCACATAGTTTCTCATGCCAACATTGCCCACCCTTTGTTTGTTCTAGTTTGAACTCACCAATATTTACGAATAACGCGAGTAATATCATCAATTAACACAATTAGGCAAAAGGCAGCTACTCATTAAAGAAATATTTAgaacttattaaattatttttatatattttttattaatatgtaatcttatcttgatttaaatcTTTTATAATACATTAATTGAGTTAGCGTGGGACTAACTTATGACAGGCATATTTCCCTTTGTACTTATGGTGTTTTCATTGttgttatatattaaatatttgtcaattttaattaattattataattttacttttcttCTGTAGTCCtattataaatcaaataaaatctgatttataatatatatatatacacgaagAAATAGATAaactgaaaattttattttactaaaaaatagaaaattattcgAAATAATGATTTTTTACGACGGGCGAGGCGGCCGTTTCAAGAAAGGTTGGTGGTGGCGAGCCCATCCTTCATTCGTTGCTGCTCTTTCTTTCAATACCTAACTAAGCAGGTTTAATTCTTCTCTTCGTCCttatattctttaaaattttttaatttactgtATCTATTTTATTTCCATAAATTTAATCctctacttgttaaatataaaaattaaaatatttggaaTAAACAATTTAGGgctagccatgacatatggcatgaGTTTAAGTTTTTGTTGAATTAGGCCTGATGTTTAAATCTAGACAACCCGTTTTATTTGTTCGGTTAAAATATATTCAGAAATAAAGCAAATAActgtaaattgataaataaataaataaataaaccttgaaaccaagataaaaaaaaaaaagacaagtcTATCTGTACAACTAATTAtggttttcctaaaattttcatttaattatattACTGAACTGGTTAAACCCAACAACAAGTAAGTTGTTTCAACATTGCCAAGGACTAAATTTCGAAAGTCCTACAAGTGCAGAGACTGAAGGCAAATTAAACCTTCAAGGAGTGCCCGCCACGCTCCGATTTTTCTATAACTAGGCATCCTAAGTCGGAGACAGGCGCCAAAGGAAtctgaaaaaaggaaaaaacagaGACAAAAAGGGTCAAAGCCATGCCGACCCTTACAAAGCTTTATACCATGCAAGAAGCCGCTCAGCACAATACCAAAGATGATTGCTGGATCGTTATAGATGGCAAGGTTCTCTTTCACTTCCCTCGTTCTATTGGGTCTTTATGTATTTACAATTAGATTTGTTTTGTTCATAATTTCTAGTACAGCAGCCTCTTCTTTATGGCTCATCTCAAATGCAATATACTGGTTAGGGTGCCATTTTGTGCaaagttttaggttttttttagataaaatttgCAAAGCCCAAGTTTTCGGGGTTTTGCTTGAAGATGATGGTGTTATGCTTATtggattggtttttttttttttttgtattttacaaGAAATGACAACCTGTTCTTGCTTTGGGGATGTTGAAAATGGCAtaagttattttataatttccTCTATTTTAGGTGTTATTTGTTTTAGAAACTGAACAGCTTACATAATCATGCGTTGCCTTTGAATGATTATCATGTTGAGGACATGGATTTATATCCATTTTCCAGAAGAGCAACAGAGAACATTATATTTGCAATATGCTCATTTGTGATGCTACTAGCTTGTTTTACTTGGTATTTAAAGCATTTCAAGAATTTGCTTTCACTATGCTCATcaggatgtcaagtttgatagAGAAGTTTTATGTAATGAAACCATGTCTTGTGTCACCCATTAGTACCTATGTCCTGTTCTACTTGGTTTCCTGCTTATGGCACCCGAAGAAGGTAGCTCCACCTGAATGAAATTGGACTCTTAATCGATCACTGTTCAACTAGCTTCAAGGGTTTATGTACTAGTTTTAATGGCTAGGAAATGCAGGATGCAACTTAACATCCTGTGCTGAGCTGTGCATTCATTGCTGTGGACGTTTGTAGTGAATCCAATAGTTCGGATCAATTTGGTTGTATCCATACTAAATTACAATTTGCACATGATTGATTAAGCCTAACACCTTGTATTTCCTTCAAAGCACCTGAAAATCCTATACAATGGTCTTATGCAAGTGAAATGAGCTCCATTCCCTTCATTTATCTCTTGATACAAAACGAAGTGTCTTCATCCTTTACAGGTATATGATGTTACTTCTTATTTGGATGAGCATCCAGGAGGTGATGATGTAGTGCTCGAGTCGACAGGTAATGTCCTTGCActtctttacttttttttatcataCATAGGAGCTGAGAGTGTCCGGAATATAAAATAATGAATCCCCTAAATGGCCCGCTGCCAATGATCTCCTTGAAGGGAAAGATGCAACCGATGATTTTGAAGATGCTGGACACAGCAAAAGTGCAAAGGTGCTCCTGCAAAGCTTTTGCATTGGTGAACTTGACACGTCCTCCCCTATCATCCCAGAACTTGAAATTTCCTCTAAGAAGGAAGCCGTTAAGTACTCTGAGAAGCTCATGGACTTGACAAAACAATATTGGACCATCCCTGTGGCAATTGTTGGCATCTCTGTGGTGGTTGGTTTCTTATACCTGCATAAGAAGTAAACCAGTATGATGTTTCCCCCTATTGGCTGCTGAAAGAAATTGTTACCccaatttttgaataattaaattgataatgaTTAAGAACAGTTACCAAaagttctcttcttcttcttcttcttcttcttcttcttcttcttttttttttaatttgaaagcaGTGTTTGAtcattaatcatatatatatgtttacaggggaaaaaaaaagaaacatttaTGAGAAAGCTCATAAGCACTTGAGTACACAACTGGTTAAATAAATTCATTATCTATTAAACAGATGGAATTTACTGAAGAGCTCTTGTTTTCTTTAAGTTACGTATATGTtttagctttaattttttatagcaTTGTTGTGGGGTTAGTGTGATAAAATCTAATGTAAAATATGCTGCCAGCATCGACTACAGTCACTTTCTTGAAAGAGATAAAGATTAgacaaatttattttctattatttaaatcTTGATGATTAAGAGTAGGTAAAGAAGATCTCTCCATTTCAACTGTTGTCAAGAGGCAGATTAagtatttaagtattttatttcCAATCATCATACATGCAATTATTAGTTGAAGGCTTGAAGCTATCCAACTGATCAAagggtataatttttttaatctcatCTTAGATCATTGTAAATCATGAAACTTTCATAACCTACCTTCAgttattattcttaaaaaaacaaaaaactgaAAAGGGTATTTAGAAAATTGTTTTCTGAATAAAGGAGACATGTATTTATCATTGAATCAAATGTTGGAATGGTACCAACACTTGAAAAGACTTTGTAAGGAGATGGTGCATTAACCAATGAAAATATGTGCAGGTGGGAAGTCTTATATGTTTCATTCAAAATGCTATCAGATATCCAGTGAATGAGAGGTTTTTATTTGCCATCTTTTGAACAGTTAGAAGGATCACATGGAAATCTGTACTTGATTATTATCAAGGTCCCTCTAATTTGTCAACAAAAGTAGGGCATGCAAGCAATTAGACTGCATTCAATCTACATATTCACATGTAAATGGAACCTGAACCAGGAAAAGCTTTTCCATTAAGACCCCAACTTTTATTTTCCTCTCCTTACAGAAAAAAGGATTCAACTTTGCCATCTCAAAAAGGTaaagagaggaagaaaaaaaaacaaaataaaatggtgaagttataagaaaataaaaagggataaAAGAAGTAGGAACTAATCGAGGACGAGGGTCGACGGGGTTTGAAAAACCTCCACTACATACAAACATACACTTTGGCAAAAGAAATAAATTCAACCCTACTCTGAAAATTGAAGATTGTCCAGTTTCGATGCAGCTGGTTTGTCCAAAAACCATACCAACTTCCCTTTTGTTGGTTGGACTAACCGTGCAGGCAGTGACGGGCAGTTGGGTTCGACGTTGTCAATTGCCAAATGCACAGCCTCTGCTTTGCTCTCTCCTGTTACGACTATTGCAACGTTGGATGCTGAATTGATGACGGGCAAAGTGAATGTTATCCTCTCAGGTGGAGGTTTAGGGGAATCGGTGATGAAAGTTACCCATTCCTCTGTCTCGTCAAGCACTGCATGATTAGGGAATAGCGAGGCAATGTGACCATCAGGGCCCATGCCGAGAAGGATAAGGTCAAACTTGGGGCAGTCACTAATGTCGGAAACACTGACCATCCTTGTTTTAACTAGCTGCCGAATAACAAACATGTATTCGTCAGCAGCCTCCTCTGCTGAAACCGAATCATTGATAGAATGAACATGGCTGGGAACAATCGGCACCTGCAGGAAATACCAGGCATAAGCCATACGAGCGTGTATGTTATATGGCAGAAACTCAAACAAAACAAGCTGAAGCATAACTTTTCAATCAAACTATCTACCAATGAAAATATCGGTGATACATGACAGCAAACGCAAAAGGAAGCCCTTTTGACGCTAATGTTTATGCTGCGACTCATTACAATAGCTTTTCCATCACAATCCAAAAATTTGgtgaaacaaacaaataaagtAGTCGAACTTTTACCGtattcaaatttagttcaaaGCTAATCAAATCATTTGGCAGACTAGCTATGCAAATGGATGCAAACCATGACTAACAAGTAACAAGCTAGTTTTTATATTTAATGTTCGAGGTAACACACCATGAAAAAAGGATACATCaagttttactttaatttatagTGTAAGATACGAGAAAAAGTTAAGAAAAAGAGAGGAGACAAGGGATAGACAAAGAAACAGTAAAAAGATCAGTAATTCCTAAGAATCTCAAACTTGTCTGATCCTAAATATCAAGAGAAATTACTTAAGAGGATCCAAACATAAAATCTCTTCCATCTTTGAACAAATGAATCCACAAAAACTGCAAAATGGCAGTTTCACTGTAAGGCCTTAAGCTTTTCAGAACCATCAATCATCttgattattttgataatttctgaTATTAGGGATATGCATCCCTCACGCTATCTTTACCTAGGCAATGGAGTTAGCAACTGGAAGAAATTAAAAAGTTCCGAGAACGATAGGACCACCAGTACAAGTTCTTCAAATCATGTGAACAATTTACACTTCGATATTGTCTTCACAAAAAGGAAAAAGCACACTTGCAttatgcatttgttttattattatttttttatgtagtgGTGAGTCAAAGATGGCACCGTGAACAAGCGAAAAGAGAACT carries:
- the LOC107893687 gene encoding probable 6-phosphogluconolactonase 2, whose translation is MGKLCEAPYNKTVDWAKWYIFWADERVVAKNHSDSNYKLAKDGILSKVPIVPSHVHSINDSVSAEEAADEYMFVIRQLVKTRMVSVSDISDCPKFDLILLGMGPDGHIASLFPNHAVLDETEEWVTFITDSPKPPPERITFTLPVINSASNVAIVVTGESKAEAVHLAIDNVEPNCPSLPARLVQPTKGKLVWFLDKPAASKLDNLQFSE
- the LOC107893688 gene encoding cytochrome b5 yields the protein MPTLTKLYTMQEAAQHNTKDDCWIVIDGKVYDVTSYLDEHPGGDDVVLESTGKDATDDFEDAGHSKSAKVLLQSFCIGELDTSSPIIPELEISSKKEAVKYSEKLMDLTKQYWTIPVAIVGISVVVGFLYLHKK